TATGTCTGATGGTGGTACATATTGTTAATCGTAATCATCAAGTAGATAAGAATGAATCAGAAGACTAGTTATGACACGAATCATCCTTTACGAGCATTATAAATAAGCATCAGAACATGATAATTTAGTCGTTTATGTAAACAATTCCAAATACAATACTCTGTCATCTTAACTACTGTAAATGATGCTTATAAGGTTTCAATAGATATCGTTGAGAAGTTCCTATTGATAATGTTCAGCATTTTGGTCTTCGATTCACACCTTCAAAGACATACCTAAGTAATAACTTGCAGGCATCTAGGCTCAAAATCTTATATTCCATTCTAGACTTGCAAATGACCTAAGAAAGGATCAGTACGCGCAGGAAGCAGTTTGATATCCATAAGTGTCAACTTCCTTTCAAGCACAAATTAACTGAATGCTATTCAGGTATAAACTGTAACAATAAAGCAAAGCAAATATCATCCAgcgaaaataagaaatgaaaacGAACCTTGACAACGGTCTCACTAAACCAAGAGATGAGACCATATTTGTTCAGATAACCAGCCATTGCAATCAGTGCAGCAAACCAAGTAAGGGTGTCCCAAGCAACAGCCTCACCCAAGCATTCCTTCCATGTGACTACCCCAGTCACAAGGAGTACAGATAGTCCAAGAATCGCTGCAGTAACAGCATCAACCTTTAATGCACCGCCAAAAACCCAAAGTCCAACCTGTAAGAAAGCATTCAGAGTGAAACATCAATAGATGGTATCATATAAATTCAAGCTACATTTAATATGCTCCAACAAAATACCAGGCTAGAGTTCGAGCTATCTTATTTGCAATATAAATTATGTCTAGACAAGTTAGCAACCACCTCTTAACTTTTAGTTTCTGAGTCTTATGTGCCTCATTATTTGAAGCACCTTTTTACCTCACTTCAAAATAGACTTcgacaaaaaaggaaaaaaagagcaatagtgataataatacaAGTGAAAGTCTATGAGGGCTGAGAGTACCCAGAGTTTAACCTCCAGGTTTGAAGGAAGCCTGTGATTATCTCTCAAACAATCATGAGATGTACTTGAGAATTTAGAAAAACAGAACAGTTAAAGATAAAAGAACTCATATAAAAAGAACAGTATGGAAGTTTCACCAGATATTAGGCAAATAAGTTGCATCTGCTTAATATGATGAATGAACAAATAAGTACAGTATGAAAGGTATTGCCAGTTGTTAGTCAAATGAATGTCTCAACTAAATATGATCAAAACTAATTGAGAGATTGTTTTCTAAGCTGGAAGAGATGCTACTGGAAAGTCACGAGGAGGTTGAGGAAGaaaatgcaaatatatattGATCACTCAAAACTTGGTGGTACATCATTCTGTATCTCTCTGTTTATAAGTCTGTGATGAATGAACTGACATCTAGTGAACAAGAGAGAAGTCGTTGGCCATCAACAATTTCAGAAAGGGACAAACAAATAATGCAGCATCCAGAAAGGGACAAGCTAATAATTCATATTGACAAGGCCAGCTTTGATGCAGCTTCACTGGCTCTAGACTACATTTGCGCGTCTTCACAAAGTATAATAGGATCATTAGCTAGTCCAACAGATAAACAACACTATAATTAAGAAAGGTAAACTTATACTCATTAACAAACTCACTCTATAGACCTGTACACGTCTGCATCATAGCAATAATCATCTTCTACCAAGCATTAATATGTACTAATCCGATATATCTAAAATCTTAATTCACATCCTAATCTTATGCTGTCTACATCGTGTGACCCTTCCCCGTCCCCCCGTACTGTGCATGAATGCAGGATGCTTTGTGCAACGAGCTGCCCTTTTAACATCCTAATCTTATCTACTTATGGATGTTCCTTAGTTcagagatttttaaaaatatacatgaataaatatatttctactATCAATCAACAAGTTTAAGCAAATGTGAGAAGCAagtaaaattaatcattttttttcgtACCGTAAGAAGCAGAGTTACAGCCATAATAATCTCATTCTTAGACATTGGCCCCATCTTTTCCAACCTCTCCTTGGCCAACCTAGGAGCATCAGGACTACTCTTCACTGTAGGTGGATAAATGATGTACAACAACAATGGAACCACAATCAAAGACACCAAACCAGGAACTATAGCTGCCTTAGCCCAATCCATCCACCCAATTGTCTGATTAATAGTACTTAGAGTCAAATTTGCACTCAAAGGATTAGCAGCCATAGCTGTCAAGAACATAGAGGATGAAATAACAGATGTCTGAAAACAAGTAAGCATCAACCAAGATCCCAACTTATGTTCAGTTCCATCACCTGCATTACTTCCACAAGCCACACAAAGTGACTTAACTAATGGCAGAAAGATCCCACCAGCCCTTGCAGACACAGAAGGAATAGCAGGAGCCAAAAGAGCTTCACTGAAAACCAAACTATAACCCAACCCCAATGAAGAACTACCAAACAATTTCACAAACTGATAAGCAATCCTATTCCCTAATCCAGTTTTGATAAACCCTCTTGCAAAGAAAAAAGCAAGAGCAATTAACCATGGAATAGGATCACCAAAAGCTGAAAATGCAGCAGCAAAAGTAAGAGTTTTAGTCAACACACAAGCACCAAGACCCATAAGAGCTACAGCACCAAGAGGTAAAGGTTGAGTAATAATCCCAACAATTGTAGCTAGAAAGATAGCCAATAACTGCCATGCATTTTTTGTAACACCAGCAGGTGCAGGGATAAACCAGAGAATAACCCCTGTTGCTATTGAAGCAATCAAAGGCTTCATTGCTGCACCTTGCCATGGAGGCTGCTGCTGTGGAACTATTGCAGGGGAAGAAGAAGCTGAAGCTGAAGCTGAAGCCTTTACAATAACCCTTCTTGATTTCTCAAGATTCAATCTTTTCCCTCCAAGATTCAAGCTTTTTCCAAGATTTGTGGATTTTAGTGATGTTTGAGTGAAATGAAGAGATTGGGTGATGGAAATACGTGGTTTTTGAGATGGGGTTGGCCGGAGACGAAGGTTGACGGCTGAGGTTAAGGCCAAAGACGCCATCTTTTTGATCTGTGAACACACACAGAGAGAAGAGGAGCAAATCTGACAGAAATAAGGGAGTTGAAGTAAATCTGTGTGGTGAATCTCAACCGTTGAATATAGAAATTGGATGGCTACGATGGGTTTTTTGAATATACGGTAAAAGACAGGGCCAGCTTGATCTGGTCTCTTGTGTCGCATAGTGAACTCCGTCTCTGCTTCTTTGCATACTCCGTCACTGTTCTTCATGCTAAGATACGCTCAGCTAACGTGCACGTCTCCACGTGGCTACATATGAACGGCCAATCGCTGTAAGGATGGATCTACGTGGCATGTTTTCATTTGATGGAAAGGTAAAGTCAAAGTTatccgcataattcatttaaatatcCCAATTAAAATTTGTACTTATTGAACATTTACgccaattaaaattaatatctatttgacttttctttttataatcgatcaaaaatatgaaatgtgTGTGTACTACACTCGTTGTAACATGCCAAATTAATGTTATTCATAGCCTTAAAGCTATCCGTATAATTCATTTAAACATCTCAACTAATGTTTGTACTTATTAAACATTGATGCCccttaaaattgatattttaatacacttataaattataatacaatgttacaatttcataatatatttcaaaaacaattacaattcaaatacattgcatatattatttacttttaatacatattacagatttatcacaatattactataaatgacattaacaaaaaatatcgctaaaatcagtaattactttttaaaatatattaatttatgtaattttttcataaaataatgacACGTGGcattaaattccatatttttaaaaatctctatttaaataaaacaaacataattttatgaatataaaaacttgtatttgtttttattttttttacttaaccCCCGGCCCCTTCGAGACCCATTTCCTCTTTCTTTCTCCTTCATTCAATTTTATTGTTGATGGTTTCTGTGTAAAGAAGCAATTTGGATTCTCTATTGAATAGTTCAAGTGCTAGTGAAATAATGAAAGTTAGAAATTAGTTAACTAAAGATGTAAGATGGAAATAACTAAactatttagaaataaataaagagtaCTCAATATCTTAATCGGGTTCGAGTTTCTTTAAATATGAAATCGTcaacattgaaaatatttaagctTTAATTTCGGGACTTCTAATTCGGATTTCAAAATGGAGGAGGattataaagaagaagaaaaaatgtttaaatcaataagtcaaacaaattttaaaaagaaaaggaaaggaaatgtttaaatttacctatcttatttaataattatatacttacatgtttttccaaattatttttatcttttaagtcAGAAATTTATCGAAAACAATCTATGTACCTTACATCTTAGAAAAAAAGGTAAAGCCTACATATATTTTACACTTCTCTATCCattactatcattattattaatttagggGTCATTTCGTTACTAATTAGAGTTATGCAGGTATTAATTATGCATCGTTAAGTTATGtaggtattagttatgcagaATTTGGTTATGCAGGGTTTAGTTATGTTGAGTTTAATTATGCGGGTATTAGCTATGCGGATATTAGTTATGTaggtattattttattaagtttagATTATAATGCATGAATTATCaaactattgaatattaaacttgttgtaagttattaatatatattatttaccaAATAATAATGCATgctaataaaatgtgaaatatattgaataatatataatgataatatttgaTTAGCATATGTACcgtgaaaa
The DNA window shown above is from Solanum lycopersicum chromosome 11, SLM_r2.1 and carries:
- the LOC101250955 gene encoding dicarboxylate transporter 1, chloroplastic; the encoded protein is MKNSDGVCKEAETEFTMRHKRPDQAGPVFYRIFKKPIVAIQFLYSTVEIHHTDLLQLPYFCQICSSSLCVCSQIKKMASLALTSAVNLRLRPTPSQKPRISITQSLHFTQTSLKSTNLGKSLNLGGKRLNLEKSRRVIVKASASASASSSPAIVPQQQPPWQGAAMKPLIASIATGVILWFIPAPAGVTKNAWQLLAIFLATIVGIITQPLPLGAVALMGLGACVLTKTLTFAAAFSAFGDPIPWLIALAFFFARGFIKTGLGNRIAYQFVKLFGSSSLGLGYSLVFSEALLAPAIPSVSARAGGIFLPLVKSLCVACGSNAGDGTEHKLGSWLMLTCFQTSVISSSMFLTAMAANPLSANLTLSTINQTIGWMDWAKAAIVPGLVSLIVVPLLLYIIYPPTVKSSPDAPRLAKERLEKMGPMSKNEIIMAVTLLLTVGLWVFGGALKVDAVTAAILGLSVLLVTGVVTWKECLGEAVAWDTLTWFAALIAMAGYLNKYGLISWFSETVVKVVGGLGLSWQLSFGILVLLYFYSHYFFASGAAHIGAMFTAFLSVASALGTPPYLGALVLSFLSNLMGGITHYGIGSAPVFYGANYVPLAKWWGYGFVCSVVNLLIWLGVGGIWWKAIGLW